The Oreochromis niloticus isolate F11D_XX linkage group LG4, O_niloticus_UMD_NMBU, whole genome shotgun sequence DNA segment taacaacaccACAACCAACAACACTACTATTACTTTTAATAATAACTCTACAACACTAAAGCACATTTGCCCAACATTTTGCTTATAGTTGTTGGACAAATGTATCTTTGTGTGCTTATTAACACGTGTCCTTCTTTCTGACccacactgttttttttaatacatgacTCCctctatgggcagaaatctgtgccatcagaaactgaatttgaataagttaaatttgaatttgaattactcggattgaatctgaattgtaacttgaatgaaagcttttgaaaactgaatttgaattagtctaatttgaaattgaatttatggtttgaaactgcattttatcctttaaaaattcagctctcgaataatttcacattcacttctcaccattcagtttcagttctacaattcaatttcagttccaaaattcagttttttgggacttacatccggttccggttcaagcgcagattaatagaactacagactgatagcgttactgacggaatctacagcgtcttgagctgaattaagacttcagaagtcattcgtcatgtcgaatgaccagcggataaactctcaggttggtaataaatgtattacatgtataagaacaagcgtcatgttaacaattgatagccgtacagtaacctttatgcttattgtagctgctagctaaaaacgctaatttagcctagtttgccctggattcagctttgacagacaaatatgatcgactgtttctagtagaattccaaagttgtcatcttgtaccctgtcagagccctgtatgcttgcagagacccctacagtaaggaaacatgcaaaacgctgtccaaacctttgtatttgagctttatttatgtcttacacagcatcccaactctttagcgaacttaataactttagctaaagtgaatagttagtcttattcattagtgcagcgttactggatcacctctgtttgaagtgatataatatgatatacaactatcactgtgtttaactatcataataattcttagggtactgagtgcatgcttaattagattttttttttttttaaacatactgctccattgttatgtttgacaggctgaagttgtcgggtcacctcctaaatcgaccatcttttacaggtgttttgtgccagaaatggagtgtccactgaagactgaagatactgaatctctacgccgtgccattgatccctcctgtgccttcatctagacaagagacattaacttaaccactctcacatgctctgtacctacatcaccttccctgacagtcgtagcttggctcatctgagggtgaaattataagaatgtgttattttgcaaagtgctctctagggttcctaaataaaatatggcattgaggtcatttcttttgaattaatcccttcttctgaaatataagaacctctcctggtttaaatggcactttctgttccttacttcctgttccactcccaaccccaaatagatgctgacaagctgacacagtaacatggaagagggaaagaagctggaaaggactactacaaataaacccaatgcctaacaatgaaaaatgtaaaataagaacaataataataataataaagataaaagatgaagtaacaagttttttgtttttttgtttattccaaatgatcatccagatgtctgtgacatgtgatgacaaacaccataatggaaggccttagtcatcacatgcttaaactcatcatatatttttgcatatgctgaacaggcagtcagacatgctgtaactgtggggtagaaaactgcatgaacaccatacggcaggggtctcaaactccagtcctcgagggcgcatggaaaagttgcatgacaccggccttcgaggactggagtttgagacccctgtcatattccatatgacaggtgtggttgaacttcatgaagactctgaagtttctcttctcttctggcaggacaggaatgtcgccttgtcctgtgaaccaccgtaaggatgtacttagagtagaactggactgtcaccggcctcaggctcttcaccttttcaaagacaaagcagtcatttagataaaatattagatattgtttacctgtaaatgcacaaagagaatttagaaatgtaattattgtcaagagtgaacaagcactgatagtgtaatttacatctgtggccaaacgtttagagaatgagaagtgttgtttatttacaaagtttgctgtttcagtgatagttgtatatcatattatatcacttcaaacagaggtgatccagtaagtcttattcattagtgcagcgtaactattcactttagctaaagttattaagttcgctaaagagttgggatgctgtgtaagacataaataaagctcaaatacaaaggtttggacagcgttttgcatgtttccttactgtaggggtctctgcaagcatacagggctctgacagggtacaagatgacaactttggaattctactagaaacagtcgatcatatttgtttgtcaaagctgaatccagggcaaactaggctaaattagcgtttttagctagcagctacaataagcataaaggttactgtacggctatcaattgttaacatgacgcttgttcttatacatgtaatacatttattaccaacctgagagtttatccgctggtcattcgacatgacgaatgacttctgaagtcttaattcagctcaagacgctgtagattccgtcagtaacgctatcagtctgtagttctattaatctgcgcttgaaccggaaccggatgtaagtcccaaaaaactgaattttggaactgaaattgaattgtagaactgaaactgaatggtgagaagtgaatgtgaaattattcgagagctgaatttttaaaggataaaatgcagtttcaaaccataaattcaatttcaaattagactaattcaaattcagttttcaaaagctttcattcaagttacaattcagattcaatccgagtaattcaaattcaaatttaacttattcaaattcagtttctgatggcacagatttctgcccatatcCCTCTCACTGGGTTTTTGATTTTAGGTGAATACTtggggaaaaatgaaaatgtctctAGAgttaaaagaatcaaatttcaagcaaaaacaataacatcAAAAACGGCTTATTATTGCCTCTATGTATAACAAGATAAATAGCTTCATTTTCTGAACCGTGTGCATAAAGACAAGGCCTGGAAAATTATACTCGACCATTTTCACCATTTCTGTCACTTTGTAGATGAAATATTTTATACATGAACTAAGATGATATTTCTGTTTAAGGTAATTCTTTAAGTGCAGTCTACTCATCTCAGCTGTTAAACCATACCTTCAGACTGAGATGTATGGAGtgggtttattattatttttagtaaGGCTGataggctgtggtgtttgtaATAAGAAATAGTTACAAGTAAGGGTGCTACAACCACAGATTTTGGTGTCATGTTCCGATTCACAGGACCAGAAAAACTTGCTGTGGTAGTCTACCGATCTTTCCCAGTGTTTAAAACTCACGCAGCGTTCAGTTCTGTTAACAGTGGCTTTACAAGTCATTTACAACAGTGCTTTTGCATAAAAGCTGTTCCTGGCAAGAAAGGCGTCCCTCTGCCAGAGTATTCACAACACGGACCAGCAGCATTGCTCTATCACTGTCTCCAGCCAAGGCAACCATATCAGCAAACAGTGAACTGTTTGAGCAAACACCTGCACGATGAGGGTAACAACACCAACTCAAACATGACTTTTGTCAAGTGCACTCTGGGTTTTGGTGGTTTTGGTGAGGAACGGGTCAGGGTACACTCACGCGGACGGCCCCAGGAGGAACACCCTGACGGCCCTCCTCTGTTCGTCCGTGTGTTGGGGACATCGCTGAGACCTGGTGGGACACAAGGTGGCATTATACATCCCTGACTGATGGCCCGCCCACACCCACCACATAGTTTTACACATCTCCCTGCCTGCAGGCCTGCAGGGAAGGTGGGACGGACTGATGGGACACAGTCAGAGACCAACTGATAATGGGCTGTTATGAGTTATAAACTATTAGAGGTTAGTCACTGATGAGTTCCTTATTATTATAAGTCTATgtatttactgctgttgttAAGACCTTTGAAGATTTGGCTCTTCACCTTGGAGAAAAAGAACAGGTCCAAAAGAGATCAATTATGAGTTGCCACTTGTGTTCCCCTGAGTTAGTTTGAACATACACAATCTTCTtctttaacaacaacaaaaaagaaacctaattatatttatgtatttcatttTCAACCGTGACTTTCAGTTTCAGACAACAGTTCTAAGCAATTAAGATTTCAAGGTACGAGGATGTTGACCTCAGAATTTAGATTCAATTAGATGGTTAAACCAACATGAGTCCAGGTGTTATGTTACCAGAAACTATGCTGCAGGGAGCTACACAAAAGCAGCTGGCTGTTTTCTCAAAGCGGAAAAGGTTTAATTACAAGTTAATCTTTGTGTCAGAGGCTTAGGCAATAATTACCTGGTACACATCTTCTTTGTGTGCTCAGATATCACCCCACATTGCTGTAGAAACACACAATACCTTAATGATTCACACTTATATAATTAAATCAGTAGTTGGAACAATAAAAAATTACATGCTTGGGCAGATTCATGAAAATTGCTCACCGTCGTTAGAAGGGATCTGACTTCATCGGGGCCCAACGTTTCATAACTGATGCCAGTATTATAGTTGTACTGaatttaaagacaaaacataaaCCTTTATGAGTAAAGAATTTACTATACTTTATAGGCTAGCAATCAATTTGATCACAGGAGGATTTGTCACCTTGTAAGATTCAGCACCGACGCCACTTCCAATCTCACCTGGAATGCAtacgcacaaacacactgttCATGTAATACATTGAGACTGCTAAAAGCACATCAAAGTTAAACTATAAAATCCATCTgcatcaaaaagaaaaatattcgCATTTCACTTTGAATTGTTCCCTCCACTTTGAGCTATGAACTTGGAAACTAGCTTAAAAAGTGAGATTAGCAGATGTATACACGCTGTGTCTTCACAGCGTGATCTGCAACAGTAGCTGAGCTCTGAGACTGCTCAAGTTCAAGCCTAAGAAATGTTTTGAATCGGTAACCCACATTCATCAAAACCTCTTCACTacacttaaaaacaacaaaaaaaacaacaacaacccgaTAGACTCACCGTTTTTATGTTTCAGGGATTTGGATCTTCTTGGGGAATTTTGACTCTGcacaaacaaaaatgttaaGATTAAAATAACCTTATAATACGCATGAAAAATTCATTTATACTAACAatgtgcaatttaaaaaaaaaaaccttatctGACTTTCTCTTCTTGGCTGTAAAAAGGAAAtaagaaatgtttattttaagtaACCACCTGGAGATTTCTTTCATCTCTCAGTACAATGCAATCACTCAAgtgctcactttttttttcagcccCGTACGACCAGTCATTATCATTAAGGTCATCATTGTCTTCTTGATCACTTTCTGATTTGCTCATATTATTACTGCTGGCTAGCCTGTTTAAAGAAGATCAAACAATTGAATTAGAATTTCATGTATAACTTCGGATCACTGCAGGAATTTTTGCTTTACGACCTTCACTGACCGACCTGCGGTTGGCGATGCGGCTGCTGTTGCGTCCCATGCCGAGGCATTTCTCCAAATGCGGAGCAAAGCGAGAAGCTGCTATTAATCTTTTACAGTTGGGACACTCACACTCTTTGTTCTTCCACTGATTGTACACCTGCCCAAATATGTCCACTCCTGGTTGATCCACAATTTctggaaggaaaaaacaaacaaacaaacaaaaaaaacagtaagcAAACACATTGAAGACAGACAGAATAGAAACCAGATGCAACAGCACCAACCAAACTCCTTCATGCTCTCTTGGTCCGTTTCATCCAAGAAGAAATAGCCCTGTTTCACCGCACGATGCACCTCAAAACACAGGCCCAAACAGGCATCTTCCACCAGCTCAGAGTAGATGTCATGGGCCAGGGcctacaacaacaaaaacatagtGTAACACCAAAAACAAACCCAATGTTATGTAAATGCATGGGTTACCTGTATGCACAGGTAATACCTCACCTCCAGCCTGGTGTTGTCTGGGCCTGAGAGGGGCATATCCTccattttcatttgaaaatctCTATTGGAAGTCTTGACAGCAAGGTAATAAGATTGATATCTGAGGACTTAAAGAGATAGGATGGAAGTGAAATCACAGCATGCTTGAAAGGCAACAGATGTAAGGCACACAGATTCAAGATACCAGTCGCAAATAACATactttaaaaatatgtattaGAACTTGTTCCAGGTCTATCTTCATCCTGttgaaaagaagaaataatCGCTCGTCATGTGCAAGATCACCACAGAAGGTTCATGTAAACATATGATAATTAGTGGTACAATCTGACCACTGTAACACCAAGCCTGAACTGAACATATCAGCACATATCAGCTACAACAACATCCTGATTTTCAAATTACTggacatcacacacacaaaggaatgTGGTTTTAACCATGCACTCTAACCAGCTTTAACATTACATGTGGTTGATTGAGATAAACAAGATACCTATGTATCCAACACGAAAGCTCAAAAATAGCTACATTTtacaaaaaatgttcatttaaactACCTCACGAACGACTAGCTAACGTTAGTAGAACCTAAACGCAGGTAGTGACAGTTCCTTAGCAAATTAACTCCGGCTAATATCACCTTTCATGGTTTATATCTGCTGGCCCCACTGCTCTACTAATCTGAGCTGAAGGAAAGGCCTTTGTGGCATTCAAATACTAAGAAACAGTGTAGCGACGTTAGGTGTGTTTTAATTTCAAACTGTTTCCTCTTACCCTGTCATGCCGAAAACTCAGCCTGAACCGGGCAGTTTCTCTGAAGGAGGCAACATGACCGAGTCACTCCACATAAAACGCATTAGCAGGAGGCCCGGTCTTCAGCTACAGCCATTCTAATAACACGGGTAAAACAAAAAGCTCGATAAAAGTGTTTGCTGTCGCAGGTGTCGGTTAGCAAAACTGACGGTACGAGCGAGGAGGCCGACAAAGCATATAAACCAGCCAACTTCCGGTTgtagcaataaaaataaaagcttaacCTGCAAATGTGAAGCGAGTTGCTGGAACtcgacaaaaaggaaaaaagaaaaaagagaatacAGTCCATATTGAAATCGGAAAAAGGATGGAGAAGAAGCTAATTTAATCATTCAAATgcttgtaaaataaataaaattaaaagtaatgtTGCTACATTCAAAAATACCAATACACATCattactcatttaatttttccgTCACTTTTTGCTATATTAATGTGCATTTTTATATTAACAAGCAAGATGAAGAAAATgtatcttaatttttttttaatctaatcttTTACTCTCTAACTGAAAGAagaacaacattttaaaaacaattgttaacatttttatttagccACATATCTTTAACAGTTAGCTACTTGCCAGAAtgaattttcatatttattttataagctGTCGAACTCATTTAACATCACAGGGCACAAACAGCCCAATTTGAACTGTGAGGTATTTAAGTTTATAAATACGTTtatacttttactttgaaggtacAGTTCGGATGTTTCCGCTTTCACAGCGAGGTTTCTTTCAGTTCAGACATCCATAAATGAACGCTAGATTTTCGCTCTTTATCTACAATCTGTTTGTAGAGCCTGGGCGGGCTGAATGAGGTCATCACTTCAACTATGCTAAATGACCGAAAGTATGTGGACACCTTAACATTACACCAGCATAGGATTACTGGACGACTAGCTCCAGCTACTTTTAAAACCCACaagattttggattttctccaTCCCAGCTATGCTGGGTGAAGAGTTGGCCCTCCAGTTTATCTTTTATGTGTTGGATTTGGTTAAAGTCAGGGATTCACTGGAGGCCATTTTTCCATTTCGGTAGAACTTGATGTACACCACCAGAGCAACATCTGACATGATGAGGTCCTGTTGGGGATTCTGCTTTACAACATTACATCAAGGTTTGAGTAATACTTCAGTTTAGTCATATGTAGCAGAACTACATTTGGGAATCATCAGACACCCCATGATATGATATTATCACAATACTTCACTCAACATCCAatatttttgccatttttttgcCAATATGGAAAAATTCAATACAATCAAAAGGTAGCCACACGTTTTTCTTGTAATGTCCTATTTTACTTATGCGACTGAGCCATTAGCTTCGTCAAGCCTAAGCGTCCACTCTTGGATGTTTTTTCGGTTGAGCCGATTTCATGCAAGAGAGATGAGCCCTCTTGTTTGCAGGGTTTTCAGAATGTTGATATATTGGCATGCAAAATATCATGATGCTATGCTGTatccgttcctcccaatcaaaACTGCTacaggtaaaaaaaagtttagtgcAACAAAAACTTTTCTTCAGCATTTTTTGCTTCGTGTGAGCCATGCCCTGGATCCTGTTTGGTCAAAATGTATTCAGGACCATATATAAAAATTCTTAAACTGTAACCAAGTACTGATTTGTGTGCCGTcaacatattaaataaatccacacttttaacTGTTAAAGGTCATTTATTTGCCCAAATACTTGAACTACAAGGACATAAGAACACCCTCAGCTATATAAAACATCAAATTCTGTCAATTTGTCAGCAGTACAAACTTGTAAAGCTTTGCTGTTTTAGATATCTCTATAAACCAACATAAGGGAGAGAAGAAACAACTAAAACAGGCGAATTTAACCAAAAATTCTCCCCCGTGAGTGAAAGACTCACTGGCCTTAGAAACCACAGATGAGGGCTTGCCAAAATAAAAGTACTAACAAAACAATAAGCACTCAATACAAAAACAGTATTTACAGAAAattacagtttctttttttttgtctgttttaacCCCGAAGTCCACTGGCAACTCAGTTTCCTAATTCCCTTTTACAAATTTTCGTCATTCAAAAAGGaaatgctttgctttgcttttcccTCCCCCAGTTATTTAAATAGTCCACGCTGGTTTTATTTCAGTCTGTGATGAGATTCAAAATGGTCAAAATAAACCCATTATTAACAGATTATTAATAGTTGCCATGTACTTAATCTGTCTGGAGACCCAAAAACACAGTCATGTAAGTACATTTTTAGGTTTTCAATGACATGACCGCAAAGAcctttggagaaaaaaataataataaaagatttAACAATATCTACATTCATGGTGTTGGTATGATGTCCCCGCACAggcacatacatgcacactgCTGTCACGTCATGGTATGCAACTAAACGGCAAAAACAGCACACATTAAAGCAAAGAACACGCAAACGCCCTCATATATACAAAGTtctgtgcatgcatgcacacaaactcacacagagGGACACATTTACAATAAGTGCACGCTTTTTTTGGGATAAGCATCAGAACAGAAACCATGTGGATTACAGTC contains these protein-coding regions:
- the atxn7l3a gene encoding ataxin-7-like protein 3 isoform X1; protein product: MTGYQSYYLAVKTSNRDFQMKMEDMPLSGPDNTRLEALAHDIYSELVEDACLGLCFEVHRAVKQGYFFLDETDQESMKEFEIVDQPGVDIFGQVYNQWKNKECECPNCKRLIAASRFAPHLEKCLGMGRNSSRIANRRLASSNNMSKSESDQEDNDDLNDNDWSYGAEKKTKKRKSDKSQNSPRRSKSLKHKNGEIGSGVGAESYKYNYNTGISYETLGPDEVRSLLTTQCGVISEHTKKMCTRSQRCPQHTDEQRRAVRVFLLGPSAPTLPDADAVDTDSFDIPDPQPVMSRLQWEDSDISPTDSASSKASTNHSDSRKPKKKKKPSLPLNSGGGGSGSGSLAGGGGSSSQSNISISTKKKRPKLSAPPISSIYDDLN
- the atxn7l3a gene encoding ataxin-7-like protein 3 isoform X2; the protein is MKMEDMPLSGPDNTRLEALAHDIYSELVEDACLGLCFEVHRAVKQGYFFLDETDQESMKEFEIVDQPGVDIFGQVYNQWKNKECECPNCKRLIAASRFAPHLEKCLGMGRNSSRIANRRLASSNNMSKSESDQEDNDDLNDNDWSYGAEKKTKKRKSDKSQNSPRRSKSLKHKNGEIGSGVGAESYKYNYNTGISYETLGPDEVRSLLTTQCGVISEHTKKMCTRSQRCPQHTDEQRRAVRVFLLGPSAPTLPDADAVDTDSFDIPDPQPVMSRLQWEDSDISPTDSASSKASTNHSDSRKPKKKKKPSLPLNSGGGGSGSGSLAGGGGSSSQSNISISTKKKRPKLSAPPISSIYDDLN
- the atxn7l3a gene encoding ataxin-7-like protein 3 isoform X3; the protein is MTGYQSYYLAVKTSNRDFQMKMEDMPLSGPDNTRLEALAHDIYSELVEDACLGLCFEVHRAVKQGYFFLDETDQESMKEFEIVDQPGVDIFGQVYNQWKNKECECPNCKRLIAASRFAPHLEKCLGMGRNSSRIANRRLASSNNMSKSESDQEDNDDLNDNDWSYGAEKKTKKRKSDKSQNSPRRSKSLKHKNGEIGSGVGAESYKYNYNTGISYETLGPDEVRSLLTTQCGVISEHTKKMCTSPTLPDADAVDTDSFDIPDPQPVMSRLQWEDSDISPTDSASSKASTNHSDSRKPKKKKKPSLPLNSGGGGSGSGSLAGGGGSSSQSNISISTKKKRPKLSAPPISSIYDDLN